One region of Polaromonas naphthalenivorans CJ2 genomic DNA includes:
- a CDS encoding DUF6036 family nucleotidyltransferase — MNLHALFRLFAEAKALSGHQDYVVIGSLSVLGLEESFDIPETMTMSVDADCYTKADPGRIFDVVKALGENSPFHIEHGFYLDAVSPHLPSLPAGWENRLIKVEREGLRIWFLEPSDAALSKYARGEPRDQRWIRAGILSGVVSIPVVNSRFASTSFYDADEKNKARALVNADIKWFEIIKNQRSKDPGIPAP, encoded by the coding sequence GTGAACCTTCACGCTTTATTTCGCTTGTTTGCTGAGGCCAAGGCGCTGTCTGGACACCAGGATTACGTGGTGATTGGAAGCCTATCCGTGCTCGGGCTTGAAGAAAGCTTCGACATACCGGAAACCATGACCATGTCCGTTGACGCAGACTGCTACACAAAAGCCGATCCCGGAAGAATATTTGATGTTGTGAAGGCGCTTGGGGAAAATTCACCGTTCCATATCGAGCACGGCTTTTATCTGGATGCGGTATCGCCCCATTTGCCCAGCCTCCCGGCGGGATGGGAAAATCGCCTGATCAAGGTGGAAAGAGAGGGCCTACGCATATGGTTTTTAGAGCCAAGTGATGCCGCACTTTCAAAATACGCGCGCGGGGAGCCGCGGGACCAGAGATGGATTCGGGCGGGAATCTTGTCTGGAGTTGTATCAATTCCCGTTGTCAATTCGCGTTTTGCGAGCACGAGCTTTTACGATGCAGACGAAAAGAATAAGGCGCGCGCTTTGGTTAACGCAGATATCAAGTGGTTCGAAATCATTAAAAATCAGCGATCGAAAGATCCAGGTATTCCTGCGCCCTGA
- a CDS encoding type II toxin-antitoxin system Phd/YefM family antitoxin — MMSAKLRQFSSTRAKQCFGQILLASASAPVAIEKHGKVTAILTSPEFFERAQAASGASTSRVLARITQASVEKDRLIRHQRIALDLVLLPSNETSRLICNAMSIVNRWRNERLCSKDYIERWEEILRLQPKEMAEAIVSDMDGWGPSLRQNSPWVGLHA; from the coding sequence ATGATGTCTGCCAAACTGCGACAATTCTCATCCACCCGGGCAAAACAGTGTTTCGGGCAAATCCTGCTGGCTTCGGCTTCGGCGCCGGTTGCGATTGAAAAGCATGGCAAGGTAACGGCCATTCTTACGTCGCCAGAATTCTTTGAGCGTGCCCAGGCAGCCTCCGGAGCATCTACTTCACGTGTGCTGGCGAGGATCACGCAAGCGTCTGTCGAAAAAGACCGTTTGATCCGTCATCAGCGCATCGCACTGGATTTGGTTCTGCTGCCTTCTAACGAGACGAGCCGCTTGATTTGCAATGCAATGAGCATTGTGAATCGATGGCGAAACGAGAGACTGTGCAGCAAGGATTACATTGAAAGATGGGAAGAAATTCTTCGTCTGCAACCCAAAGAAATGGCTGAAGCCATCGTCTCCGATATGGATGGATGGGGTCCATCCCTACGCCAAAACTCACCCTGGGTGGGGCTACACGCGTGA
- a CDS encoding FtsK/SpoIIIE domain-containing protein yields MFADKIIGRVAATILDNRLDHASQGLNDQPESAAIFRLDKLAPSQIAAVVREVLGNAKLADRVDIKIPRMLVEGENLPEAALTRMNAGAVRNAGTSKDALLTANGNEQGLADTLGHVTALGAKELRAYEEAWVEATCHVASLAPTFEDRKVFQVALKGLVSVTDMSLIQLGEFCSKIAQASHPSMGLPIRMAIGWSLPCVDLPRDTAFFGNDRTYGQQVGAWRKAFEKLYQNRSPLLARQRPNSQPIDPEDMRQRFEENIAGIPDAARVVLEAFINAPAGDKDTASAVAELEWESDGVHLIFEKPREKLKGLADSTVHFFQHVCSEHDALDAQWLKHLEDLKTREKRSDWNDDDEIFFNLHRRYLEQDPKLLSRWEKVIYGKPIECVDFFEGFTSAAHHLIVGSAAPKGERFLRITVNKGRKEWRERFNHDVGSYFSAMHRGLKELMGAKVDWKVLRMGTADLPDPLFKYPAYFAKEQSIFKGNTKPVVSVAKASMQIKFEVTLLERMGDKEEVIEKTQLLWMFKPDSMGLSLVDDMERLREKGAVGCTEVPRRLVSKKGGVQSVSLLDTNTLEATFSRDAGSLVPPPAKMKSFRADIKARIKDLADQGRLSVDQRDTLRAAWEEFESDYIKAMDDFIAVGLHGEAVLKQADSFAALLRALSVHARGDVCRLRLVAEILKIGTVRVSGEQPCVIIPPWHPERMKALAVKTRRVAGLVTHMLAGEKVLFGDRGIFFREFAEELAHPFYPEIAVVQRNGAPVLLSESSTVNGYSLLERPVRGEEDMLTDVDPSEAAKQVQELLARYVGLQPHEASNLSVLLYNADAAELPLAVVRELSADQSESEFQCAVAVRHREPSKLRRVYAELVTKAGDDPDLPVVSETSENFISKLRIAVVPSSATPSTANATFKPFDIAFLHDVVSRTAAAEWIPVDWANERPSLEHAPSRWSYRSVSGENELKSTTFLTCPRQTATGWAYVGAVGSVARQTDLSEGQRFLPARRISVQSQALSETLNDAHALAEWVATYDELLDKRQLQANGVTIVRYRRASTNGRNMIVSSTSELRLLSVLTRRRLTELGLAMPAERFDDLANRIKKDALSVSGDIVLRAAKRGVSAGEMLGLVMSRFLIHSEFKALSSAAPQTFTVFFLLDDYAGWLAQKENRIADILALCVEERDGVPHLHIAVVESKYVTGIGAAEAKKSSRAQLLATLSTFRAAIFGDPGRLDRDVWLARLADLLIDADVPPGCFGLLERARSELREGKAKISLRGYSHVFIHSADAGTSGSASEQSLIESDQGVEAWQEVFDRPELRSLVESYAAKADPASVRAKLGPMEPWLAIDAKEPAARVTWTAMMDLLAVGAEPMLEVPDESVPSVDPLHEEFVEPALTAPAQAPVVVQATAAVADSPAAPQVTGDGSNALADLIASKSAALAGKIDERGAWADEMTRKLKTALNGYGLQAAVLGTRLTPNGCLVRLAGSDRLRVEDIEAKRMQLLTTHAINLVTVQPKPGEIVVTMAGEKRQSVSLWDLWAKRQINRNAAGINTSFVLGLQEINGSLLYLNLGGEFGGLSSHEPHSLVAGATGSGKSVLIQAILLDIAATNPKELAQIILIDPKMGVDYSALEDLPHMREPIVTTRERATTVLEALVEEMESRYRLFAGARARDLTTFNAKAEPESRLPMLFLVHDEFADWMLDDGYKQAVSAAVQRLGVKARAAGIHLIFAAQRPDKDVMPMQLRENLGNRLILKVASEATSKIALDRPGAEMLLGKGHLAAKLNGEQGLVFAQAPYLSDSDIEAVVSVIVEDAIQIAARISA; encoded by the coding sequence ATGTTTGCTGACAAAATCATCGGGCGCGTTGCGGCCACCATTCTCGACAACCGCCTCGATCACGCGTCTCAAGGATTGAACGATCAACCCGAGTCGGCTGCGATATTTCGTCTCGACAAACTGGCCCCAAGCCAAATCGCCGCCGTTGTTCGAGAAGTGCTTGGCAACGCCAAACTTGCGGACAGGGTCGACATAAAGATTCCCCGAATGCTCGTCGAAGGGGAGAATCTGCCGGAGGCTGCACTCACGCGGATGAATGCCGGCGCCGTTCGAAATGCGGGGACCTCCAAAGATGCTCTGCTCACGGCCAATGGAAATGAGCAAGGCCTGGCCGACACGCTTGGCCACGTCACGGCTCTAGGTGCCAAAGAGTTGCGTGCCTACGAAGAGGCTTGGGTTGAGGCGACCTGCCACGTGGCCTCACTTGCTCCTACCTTTGAAGACCGAAAGGTTTTTCAGGTGGCTCTCAAAGGGCTGGTGTCGGTGACTGACATGTCTTTGATCCAGCTAGGCGAGTTTTGCTCTAAGATTGCGCAGGCGTCACACCCGTCCATGGGGCTCCCCATCCGTATGGCCATCGGCTGGTCACTCCCTTGCGTGGACTTGCCCAGAGACACTGCTTTTTTCGGCAACGATAGAACATATGGACAGCAGGTTGGGGCCTGGCGCAAGGCATTTGAAAAGCTGTATCAAAACCGGTCTCCACTTCTGGCGAGGCAGCGTCCGAATAGCCAACCGATCGATCCTGAGGACATGCGCCAACGGTTTGAAGAGAACATCGCCGGCATTCCGGACGCCGCCCGAGTTGTTCTTGAAGCTTTCATCAATGCGCCCGCAGGGGACAAAGACACTGCGTCGGCTGTCGCTGAGTTGGAGTGGGAATCCGACGGCGTTCATTTGATATTTGAAAAGCCCAGAGAGAAGCTCAAGGGCTTGGCGGACTCGACGGTTCATTTTTTCCAACATGTTTGCTCTGAGCACGACGCCCTTGATGCGCAGTGGCTCAAGCATCTTGAAGACTTGAAGACGCGCGAGAAAAGGTCGGACTGGAACGACGACGACGAGATCTTCTTCAATCTCCATCGCCGCTACCTTGAGCAGGACCCGAAACTCCTTTCCCGATGGGAAAAAGTAATTTATGGGAAACCCATCGAGTGCGTGGATTTTTTCGAGGGTTTTACCAGTGCTGCGCATCATTTGATCGTCGGCTCAGCGGCTCCCAAGGGCGAGCGATTCCTGAGAATCACCGTTAACAAGGGCCGCAAGGAGTGGCGCGAGAGATTCAACCACGACGTGGGATCGTATTTCTCCGCGATGCATAGAGGCTTGAAGGAATTGATGGGAGCAAAAGTCGATTGGAAGGTCCTGAGAATGGGGACCGCCGATTTGCCAGATCCGCTTTTTAAATACCCAGCCTATTTCGCCAAAGAGCAGTCGATCTTTAAAGGAAATACAAAACCTGTCGTGTCGGTCGCGAAGGCTTCCATGCAGATCAAATTTGAAGTGACTCTGTTGGAACGCATGGGCGACAAAGAGGAAGTGATCGAGAAGACGCAATTGCTCTGGATGTTCAAACCGGACTCGATGGGACTTTCGCTGGTCGATGACATGGAAAGGCTGCGCGAGAAGGGCGCGGTGGGTTGCACCGAGGTCCCGCGCCGGTTGGTGAGCAAGAAGGGCGGAGTTCAAAGTGTTTCGCTGCTCGATACCAACACTTTGGAGGCGACCTTCTCGCGGGATGCCGGTTCGCTGGTCCCGCCTCCCGCCAAAATGAAAAGCTTTCGGGCGGACATCAAAGCGCGCATCAAAGACTTGGCCGACCAAGGACGGCTCTCAGTGGATCAGCGTGACACGTTGCGCGCTGCGTGGGAGGAGTTCGAGTCGGACTACATCAAGGCCATGGATGATTTCATCGCCGTGGGGTTGCATGGCGAAGCTGTGCTGAAGCAAGCGGATTCATTCGCGGCATTACTCCGGGCCTTGTCGGTGCATGCGAGGGGCGACGTGTGCCGCTTGCGCTTGGTGGCCGAGATATTGAAGATCGGGACGGTGCGCGTCTCTGGCGAGCAACCATGCGTGATCATCCCGCCATGGCATCCGGAGCGCATGAAAGCATTGGCCGTGAAGACCCGTCGCGTCGCGGGTCTTGTCACGCACATGTTGGCAGGCGAAAAGGTCCTTTTTGGAGACCGCGGCATTTTCTTTCGTGAGTTCGCGGAAGAACTGGCCCACCCTTTCTATCCCGAGATCGCAGTCGTGCAGCGAAACGGCGCGCCAGTGCTCCTCTCGGAAAGCAGCACCGTCAACGGATATAGCCTGCTTGAGCGTCCTGTGCGCGGTGAAGAGGACATGCTCACGGACGTCGATCCCTCGGAGGCGGCCAAGCAAGTCCAGGAGCTATTGGCCCGTTATGTTGGCCTTCAACCTCACGAGGCGAGCAATCTAAGCGTGCTTCTTTATAACGCCGACGCGGCTGAGTTGCCGCTGGCGGTGGTGCGCGAGCTGTCGGCAGATCAATCGGAGTCGGAGTTTCAGTGCGCAGTCGCGGTCCGCCACCGAGAACCCTCCAAACTTCGGCGCGTGTATGCGGAGCTCGTCACGAAGGCCGGGGACGATCCTGATTTACCGGTGGTGAGCGAAACCTCCGAAAATTTCATCTCGAAGTTGCGCATAGCGGTGGTGCCTTCATCGGCCACTCCCTCCACGGCAAACGCCACTTTCAAACCGTTCGACATCGCGTTCCTTCATGACGTGGTGTCCCGGACCGCCGCCGCCGAATGGATTCCAGTGGATTGGGCGAACGAGCGGCCAAGCCTTGAACATGCGCCGTCCCGGTGGTCCTATCGAAGTGTATCGGGAGAGAACGAGCTCAAATCGACCACGTTTCTGACGTGTCCTAGGCAAACTGCAACCGGATGGGCTTATGTGGGCGCTGTGGGTTCAGTCGCGCGTCAAACCGACTTGAGCGAGGGACAGCGATTTTTGCCAGCTAGGCGCATATCGGTGCAAAGCCAAGCGCTTAGCGAAACGTTGAACGACGCGCACGCGCTCGCCGAGTGGGTTGCCACTTACGACGAGTTGCTCGACAAGCGGCAGCTCCAGGCGAATGGCGTCACTATTGTCCGATACCGGCGCGCATCGACCAATGGCCGCAACATGATTGTGAGCTCCACTTCTGAGCTGCGCTTGTTGAGCGTGTTGACCCGCAGACGCCTGACCGAGCTTGGCCTGGCGATGCCGGCGGAGCGATTCGATGATTTGGCTAACCGGATTAAAAAAGATGCCTTGTCGGTGTCTGGCGATATTGTGCTGCGCGCAGCCAAGCGTGGCGTGTCGGCGGGCGAGATGCTTGGTTTGGTGATGAGCCGCTTCTTGATCCATAGCGAGTTCAAGGCCCTGTCGAGCGCGGCTCCCCAAACCTTCACGGTGTTCTTTTTGCTCGATGATTACGCGGGGTGGCTCGCTCAGAAAGAAAACAGGATAGCCGACATCCTTGCTTTGTGTGTCGAAGAACGCGACGGAGTGCCTCATCTGCATATCGCGGTGGTTGAGTCGAAATATGTGACGGGAATCGGTGCCGCCGAGGCGAAGAAGTCCTCGCGTGCGCAACTCCTAGCGACGCTGTCCACGTTTCGGGCGGCGATCTTTGGCGATCCTGGCAGGCTCGATCGAGATGTGTGGCTCGCGCGCCTGGCTGACTTGCTCATCGACGCTGACGTGCCACCTGGTTGCTTTGGATTGCTGGAGCGAGCTCGGTCGGAGTTGCGCGAAGGCAAGGCCAAGATTTCGCTGCGGGGCTATTCGCATGTTTTCATCCATTCGGCTGATGCTGGAACAAGTGGCTCCGCTTCGGAGCAATCTCTAATCGAAAGCGACCAGGGTGTGGAGGCGTGGCAGGAAGTGTTCGATCGCCCCGAGCTTCGCAGCCTTGTGGAAAGCTATGCGGCCAAAGCTGATCCAGCCTCGGTTCGGGCGAAACTCGGCCCTATGGAGCCTTGGCTTGCCATAGACGCCAAGGAGCCCGCTGCGCGAGTCACGTGGACCGCGATGATGGACTTGCTCGCCGTAGGCGCGGAGCCGATGCTAGAGGTCCCGGATGAGTCCGTCCCTAGCGTTGACCCTCTGCACGAAGAATTCGTTGAACCTGCCCTTACGGCGCCTGCGCAGGCTCCCGTGGTCGTCCAAGCTACCGCTGCGGTTGCTGATAGTCCTGCGGCTCCCCAAGTCACTGGCGATGGCTCTAACGCCCTCGCAGACCTCATCGCTTCCAAATCGGCCGCTTTGGCTGGGAAGATCGATGAGCGAGGAGCGTGGGCCGATGAGATGACGCGCAAGCTAAAAACTGCTCTGAATGGCTATGGGCTTCAGGCGGCGGTGCTTGGAACTCGGCTTACGCCCAATGGATGCCTGGTGCGCCTGGCTGGGTCCGACAGGCTTCGCGTAGAAGACATCGAGGCCAAGCGGATGCAACTGCTCACGACGCATGCAATTAATCTCGTGACGGTGCAGCCGAAACCCGGAGAGATTGTGGTCACGATGGCTGGCGAGAAGCGCCAATCGGTATCGCTTTGGGATCTGTGGGCAAAGCGACAGATTAATCGAAACGCCGCAGGAATCAACACATCCTTTGTGTTGGGCCTCCAGGAGATCAATGGATCGTTGCTGTATTTGAATTTGGGCGGTGAGTTTGGCGGGCTGTCTTCGCACGAGCCGCATTCGCTCGTCGCAGGAGCTACCGGCAGCGGCAAATCGGTGCTCATCCAGGCAATCCTTTTGGACATCGCGGCGACCAATCCAAAAGAACTCGCGCAAATCATCCTCATCGACCCGAAGATGGGCGTGGACTACTCCGCTTTGGAGGACTTGCCGCATATGAGAGAGCCCATCGTCACGACGCGCGAGCGGGCAACGACTGTTCTTGAAGCGCTGGTGGAAGAAATGGAGAGCAGGTATCGGCTATTCGCAGGAGCCAGGGCTCGCGATTTAACGACCTTCAATGCGAAGGCGGAGCCTGAAAGCCGCTTGCCCATGCTGTTTCTTGTCCACGATGAGTTTGCCGACTGGATGTTGGACGACGGTTACAAGCAAGCCGTAAGCGCTGCGGTTCAGCGTCTAGGGGTCAAGGCGCGTGCGGCCGGCATCCACCTCATTTTTGCAGCTCAACGTCCTGACAAAGATGTGATGCCAATGCAGCTCCGGGAGAACTTGGGGAATCGGTTGATTTTGAAAGTTGCGAGTGAAGCAACTTCAAAAATTGCGCTTGATCGCCCAGGAGCTGAAATGCTGCTTGGGAAAGGGCATCTTGCCGCCAAACTGAATGGCGAACAAGGACTCGTTTTTGCACAGGCACCATATTTGTCCGATAGCGATATTGAGGCGGTAGTGTCGGTAATCGTAGAAGACGCCATACAGATCGCAGCGAGAATCTCGGCCTGA